The Bacteroidota bacterium sequence TTCAATTCATATACATCGCCATCTATAATATGTTGTTTTATTTTTTCAAAACTTTGTATATATCTTTCTTGAGTTGTGCGTTCGTGCAATTGTATGTTTTTTGTGGTGAAGTAATTCTTTGGAGTATAATATAATTCTTTTAGTTGTGCTTCATCACCTTTCAAGAACTTAAGCCCGTCAACCGTTTCAGCTATTACTACTTGGGGTTTAAAGAATATGATATCTGGTAAATCGCTGCCATCATAATTGTCGGATTGTAATTTTTCAATTTCGTTTTTTAAATCATAACCTAGGCAACCCATCCACCAATCATTATGATACTTCTGTTGCAATTTTTCAAAAGCATTTCCTTCATTATCTATAATAATTTCTTCCACGCCAAATCCACCCAACCATTCATAAGTACGATATCCGCAAGCATTCTGCTTATTATTATTATCGAATATACAAACAGTTTCAATGCCCGGAATGAGATGGTAAAGTTCTTCTTTGCTAATCATTTTTGCGGATTAAAATATTCATATACCAATTTTGCTTTTGCTTTTCCCACCAAGCCATCCAGCTCATCAATAGCTGCTTCTTTTATCTTTTTTACCGAACGAAAATATTTCAATAATTTCTCGGCAGTGGCGTCCCCTATCCCTTCTATATCTTCCAATTCAGTAGCTAAAGTTCCTTGATTGCGTAGCTTGCGGTGAAAGGTAATACCAAAGCGGTGAGCCTCGTCTCGCAATTGTTGTATGGTTTTTAGCGTCTCCGATTTCTTGTCAATATATAAAGGTAATTCATCGCCTGGATAATATAATTCTTCCAGCCTTTTAGCAATACCTATAATAGGAATTTTTCCAAATAAATCTAATTTTTGCAACGCATCCACTGCCGAACTTAATTGCCCCTTTCCACCATCAACTATTATAAGTTGCGGCAAAGGCAATTTCTCCTCCAACACCCTTGAATAGCGGCGTGTAATCACTTCGTGCATGGTGGCAAAATCATCGGGACCTACAACAGTTTTTACTTTATAATGCCGGTATTCTTTTTTTGCAGGCTTGGCATCTATAAAACAAACCATCGCACTTACAGGATATGCTCCTTGAAAATTAGAATTATCAAAACAGTCGATACGCTTAGGTGGATGTGGCAATCGCAGATCTTTTTGCATTTGAGCCAATATTCTATCCGAACGGACATCGGGATTTACTTTCTCATACTGTGCTAATTTATCACGCTTAAAGTATAATACATTTTTAAGCGACAAATCCAATAATTTTTTCTTATCACCTACTTTTGGAACGGTGAATATAATATTTTGATTCTCGAGTTCTATTTCAAAAGGGACTACAATTTCTTTAGAGGTATTTCCATAACGGTTTTGAATCTCTGCAATGCCCATTTGCAATAACTCTTGCGTGGTTTCATCAATTTTCTTTTTCAGTTCTATCGTTTGTGCTTGTATAATCATTCCGTTAGCCACACGCAAAAAATTGATAAATGCAAAATTCTGTTCTTCCGCAATAGAAAATACATCAAGGTTCGTAATACTTTGACTCACAATTGTGGACCGACCTTGATACTCCAACAATTTGTTATATTTTAGTTTGAGTTGATGTGCCTCTTCAAATTTAAATTGCTCGGCCGCAGTGGCCATTTGCTCTTTTAAAATATATAATACTTCACTCACATTTCCTTTCAGTATTTTGGCAATAGCTTTTATTGAAGCCATATAATCTTCTTCACTTTGGTAACCCTCACAAGGGCCTTTACAATTGCCAATCTGATATTCCAAACAAATCTTAAATTTCTTCGCTTGTATACTTTCTTCCGTCAAATTCAAATTGCAATTTCGCAGTGGATATATAGCTTTTACCAAATCAAGTATAGTATACATCATTTCTACAGATGCATACGGACCATAATATTCTGCCCCATCCCTAAACAATCTTCGTGTTGGAAAAAGTTTGGGAAAACGTTCATTGGTTATTTTGATAAATGGATAAGTTTTATCGTCCTTCAAACTCACATTATATCGTGGTTGATATTGTTTGATTAAGATATTTTCAAGCAACAGAGCATCATACTCGGTATCGACAATCGTAAACTCAATTTTATCAATAAGAGAGACCAATCTTTTGGTTTTATTGCTCTCGTAATGTTGTTTGGTAAAATAGCTACTCACCCGCTTCTTCAAGCTTTTGGCTTTACCAATATATAATAGTTCACCCTCCGCATCGAAGTATTTGTATATGCCCGGCTTCAAGGGCAGGGAACTTATAATTTGCTTAAGAGAATCTTGTGCTGGCAAGGTTAGTTATGGTTTTGCAAAAGTATATAATAATTGTGGAGTGTTGAGGGGAAAGTTTTGAAAAGTAATTATTGAATTATTTGTTTGTTAGCTTACCATTGTAATACAATAAACTAAAATTACTATGCTTTACGGTACTGTAAATATAGGCTGTACCCGAGCCGATTTGCAATCGGCTTGAGAAAGGGAATGAATTTAGAACCCAATAAATATAGTCTGGTTAAAAACCAACAACCAAGCTCGGGTTATGGATAATAAGTAAAGCAACAAACTAAAATGAGCAGACAAAGCACAACGTAAAAAGAACAACGTAGGCATACCTGCACA is a genomic window containing:
- the uvrC gene encoding excinuclease ABC subunit UvrC codes for the protein MPAQDSLKQIISSLPLKPGIYKYFDAEGELLYIGKAKSLKKRVSSYFTKQHYESNKTKRLVSLIDKIEFTIVDTEYDALLLENILIKQYQPRYNVSLKDDKTYPFIKITNERFPKLFPTRRLFRDGAEYYGPYASVEMMYTILDLVKAIYPLRNCNLNLTEESIQAKKFKICLEYQIGNCKGPCEGYQSEEDYMASIKAIAKILKGNVSEVLYILKEQMATAAEQFKFEEAHQLKLKYNKLLEYQGRSTIVSQSITNLDVFSIAEEQNFAFINFLRVANGMIIQAQTIELKKKIDETTQELLQMGIAEIQNRYGNTSKEIVVPFEIELENQNIIFTVPKVGDKKKLLDLSLKNVLYFKRDKLAQYEKVNPDVRSDRILAQMQKDLRLPHPPKRIDCFDNSNFQGAYPVSAMVCFIDAKPAKKEYRHYKVKTVVGPDDFATMHEVITRRYSRVLEEKLPLPQLIIVDGGKGQLSSAVDALQKLDLFGKIPIIGIAKRLEELYYPGDELPLYIDKKSETLKTIQQLRDEAHRFGITFHRKLRNQGTLATELEDIEGIGDATAEKLLKYFRSVKKIKEAAIDELDGLVGKAKAKLVYEYFNPQK